A portion of the Pseudopipra pipra isolate bDixPip1 chromosome 1, bDixPip1.hap1, whole genome shotgun sequence genome contains these proteins:
- the LRRCC1 gene encoding leucine-rich repeat and coiled-coil domain-containing protein 1, with translation MAGELGGMAGVPGELSLMDRGLKSLLDVSLSSDLHTLNAHCNRIARIEGLGHLRNLQHLDLSSNQIRRIEGLSSLENLRTLSLSCNLITKVEGLEKLFNLTVLNLSYNRIHDLSGFRSLHGTRYKISHIELHSNCVSNIIHLLQCTKGLHCLTNLTLEKNGKANPVCHKAGYRETVLQSLPQLTALDGRGISGEPVDLEEKTCSDLQFLEDVLGSLVSSGCPSPRDQNSVALPLATPHIDQALAHFRQRTRIPVQGATSSSTELVSSSEPEKTELDKIHSEMRIKRMEDLISQILQKVSDSSRQETPPSCLKAKRDTDPTSESENESGKENNRKVMRRSKIPPHRRTTLSPKCHASHLKNKVTNREEKKSSSKCSYSSQRDSHLNSSSDNQDLKVVGRKAEILTGRQSNIEKLEESHSNPTEESTYQVLIQELDQEKERRWKAEQAEKKLLEHVRELQKHSKEEKNIQSMAAYTTDRLKELILKERDDKARLQADVQQLKGETERLTNELNQARNKEAEHQKAMQALEETLSKLETQRLQQRAIEMKQVQEAELKASANEREVQLLRISFRQQKEKVKQLHELLILREQERRKELETRVALNGPEFQDALSKEVAKEEQRHEQCVKEFQEKINMSYQKYRELEDEFRLALTVEAKRFKEVKEGFENVSADLVKHKRVLFESEQREKDMASLIQDLTSMVEEQKAKIAELTKSNEEATANLKCRTRELETVTEEDKQKAIQVELLKKENGKLTSQLTAQESVIDGLKMERKIWGQELAQQGAHLAQDRGKLEAKIEVLTNEIEMLKKQKEQDSDTIRIKNKILDDQTETIRRLKEGLQEKDKQIRKQHEENREAQKLFEVELDEKAAECEKLMQKLERQNERKEELKQLLEEKEVELDDIRHAHSALKKRWQGKGELLSQLEVQVKQMKENFDIKEKKLIEERNKSLQTQRIAVEKLHEMDNAFRKKLESMLAAHQEELLQLANEKEKQIEAANEKVYSVEEEMRELLQEMANNKKAMENKIQLLARALNDIQQDL, from the exons ATGGCAGGGGAGCTCGGCGGGATGGCAGGGGTTCCCGGCGAGCTCAGCCTCATGGATCGGGGCCTTAAGAG CCTGCTGGATGTGTCCCTGAGCTCGGACCTGCACACGCTCAACGCCCACTGCAACCGCATCGCCAGGATCGAAGGGCTCGGCCACCTCCGGAACCTGCAGCATTTGGATCTGTCCTCGAACCAGATCCGCCGGATCGAGGGGCTCAGCTCCCTGGAGAACCTGCGCACCCTGAGCTTGTCCTGTAACCTGATAACCAAAGTGGAGG GACTGGAAAAACTCTTTAATTTAACTGTGCTGAACTTGTCATATAATCGCATACATGATCTCTCTG GATTTCGATCCCTTCACGGAACCAGATATAAGATTAGCCACATTGAGCTTCACAGCAACTGTGTAAGCAACATTATTCACTTACTTCAGTGCACAAAGGGGCTGCACTGTTTGACCAACctcacactggaaaaaaacGGAAAAGCCAATCCAGTTTGTCACAAAGCAG GTTATAGAGAAACTGTTCTTCAGTCGTTGCCCCAGCTAACAGCTCTAGATGGAAGAGGTATTTCTGGTGAACCAGTGGACCTGGAAGAAAAAACCTGTTCAGATTTGCAGTTCTTAGAAGACGTTTTGGGCTCTTTGGTTTCATCTGGGTGCCCCTCACCCAGAGATCAG AACAGTGTTGCCTTACCGCTGGCGACACCTCATATCGACCAGGCATTGGCTCATTTTCGTCAGCGTACAAGAATACCAGTACAAGGTGCCACCAGCTCCTCCACAGAGCTTGTCTCATCTTCAGAACCAGAGAAGACTGAACTTGATAAAATACACAGTGAGATGAGGATTAAAAGAATGGAAGATCTGATTTCACAGATACTgcaaaag GTATCTGATAGCTCAAGACAGGAAACTCCTCCAAGTTGTCTCAAAGCTAAGAGAGACACAGATCCAACTTCTGAGAGTGAAAATGAGAGTGGGAAAGAGAACAACAGAAAGGTCATGAGAAGAAGCAAGATCCCTCCTCACAGGAGAACTACCTTATCTCCTAAGTGTCATGCAAGTCATCTTAAGAACAAAGTAACCAACAG ggaagagaagaagagtTCCTCAAAGTGTTCATACTCCAGTCAGAGAGACTCTCATCTTAATTCATCATCAGATAATCAAGACTTGAAAGTAGtgggaagaaaagctgaaatactGACTGGTAGACAGAGCAATATAGAAAAACTAGAAGAAAGTCATTCAAATCCCACAGAGGAATCAACATACCAA GTGCTGATTCAAGAACTGGatcaggagaaagaaaggaggtgGAAAGCAGAGCaagcagagaagaaattattagagCATGTCAGAGAGCTACAGAAGcattcaaaagaagaaaagaatattcAGAGTATGGCTGCATACACTACAGACAG GCTAAAGGAATTGATATTGAAAGAGAGAGATGACAAAGCAAGACTGCAAGCAGATGTCCAACAGTTGAAAGGTGAAACTGAAAGACTTACTAATGAATTAAATCAGGCAAGAAATAAAGAAGCAGAACATCAGAAGGCCATGCAAGCTTTAGAAGAAACACTATCCAAGCTGGAGACACAGAGATTGCAGCAACGAGCAATAgag ATGAAACAAGTGCAAGAGGCAGAGCTTAAAGCATCAGCAAATGAAAGAGAAGTACAGTTACTTCGAATATCCTTCCGACAGCAGAAGGAGAAGGTAAAACAACTACATGAACTTCTCATATTAAGAGAGCAAGAGCGAAG GAAAGAACTTGAAACCCGAGTTGCTTTAAATGGACCTGAATTTCAAGATGCTTTGTCAAAAGAAGTGGCTAAAGAGGAGCAGAGGCATGAACAGTGTGTTAAAgaatttcaggagaaaattaacATGTCCTACCAGAAGTACAGAGAGTTAGAAGATGAATTTCGTTTAGCTCTAACTGTTGAAGCAAAAAGGTTTAAAGAG GTAAAAGAGggttttgaaaatgtttctgctgATCTAGTTAAACATAAGCGAGTCCTCTTTGAGTCTgaacaaagggaaaaagatATGGCAAGTCTGATCCAAGACCTGACAAGTATGGTAgaagaacagaaagcaaagattGCAGAATTAACAAAATCAAATGAAGAAGCTACAGCAAACCTAAAG TGTCGAACTCGAGAACTTGAAACTGTGACTGAGGAGGACAAACAGAAGGCCATTCAAGTTGAACttctaaaaaaggaaaatggaaaacttACTTCTCAGCTGACAGCTCAGGAATCTGTGATTGATGggttaaaaatggaaagaaaaatatgggGACAGGAGCTGGCACAACAGG GAGCTCATCTTGCTCAAGATCGGGGAAAACTGGAAGCTAAAATTGAAGTTCTGACAAATGAGATTGAGatgttaaaaaagcaaaaggaacaGGACAGTGATACcataagaattaaaaacaaaatactggATGATCAGACAGAAACAATTAGGAGATTGAAAGAA GGCTTACaagaaaaagataaacaaaTCAGAAAACAGCATGAAGAAAATCGTGAAGCTCAGAAATTGTTTGAAGTAGAGTTGGATGAAAAAGCTGCTGAATGTGAAAAGCTAATGCAAAAATTAGAAAGgcagaatgaaagaaaagaggaattaAAGCAACTGctagaagaaaaagaagtagaaCTTGATGACATTAGGCATGCACACAG cgCATTGAAAAAGAGGTGGCAAGGTAAAGGAGAGCTCTTAAGCCAGCTGGAGGTGCAGGTTAAACAAATGAAGGAAAACTTTGATATCAAAGAGAAGAAGCTGAttgaagagagaaataaaagtctTCAAACTCAAAG GATTGCTGTGGAAAAGCTTCATGAAATGGATaatgcttttagaaaaaaacttgAGTCAATGTTGGCAGCACATCAGGAAGAACTACTGCAGCtggcaaatgaaaaagaaaaacaaattgaagCAGCAAATGAAAAG GTTTACTCTGTTGAAGAAGAAATGCGGGAACTTCTGCAGGAAATGGCAAACAATAAAAAAgccatggaaaataaaatacaactaCTTGCGCGTGCACTGAATGATATTCAACAAGATCTTTGA